In Pseudomonas fluorescens, the following are encoded in one genomic region:
- a CDS encoding fatty acid desaturase, which produces MDRTSASPQRLNASQRSAHIREVVLARGVELREQYPILKHQDALGAGILAFALAGMFGSAALYMTGHMAWWACLLLNAFFASLTHELEHDLIHSMYFRKQKMPHNLMMGLVWLARPSTINPWIRRHLHLNHHKVSGSETDMEERAITNGEPWGIARFLMIGDNMMSSFIRMLRAKTWAQKISIVQRTLKVYAPLALMHWGAWYVFLGFHAANGIAHLMGAPIEWSATTLSVMQVIDIAAVVIIGPNVLRTFCLHFISSNMHYYGDVEPGNVMQQTQVLNAWWLWPLQAFCFNFGSSHGIHHFVVKEPFYIRQLTVPVGHKVMREMGVRFNDFGTFARANRFEGKEEVAAEKGRTAQA; this is translated from the coding sequence ATGGACCGTACTTCTGCAAGCCCCCAACGACTGAATGCATCCCAACGATCAGCCCATATCCGTGAAGTGGTGCTGGCCAGAGGCGTCGAGCTGCGCGAGCAATACCCGATTCTCAAGCATCAGGACGCCCTCGGCGCGGGCATTCTGGCCTTCGCCCTGGCCGGCATGTTCGGTTCGGCGGCGCTCTACATGACCGGGCACATGGCGTGGTGGGCGTGCCTGTTGCTCAACGCATTTTTCGCCTCGTTGACCCATGAGCTGGAACACGACCTGATCCACAGCATGTACTTCCGCAAGCAGAAGATGCCGCACAACCTGATGATGGGGTTGGTGTGGCTGGCGCGGCCGAGCACGATCAATCCGTGGATTCGCCGCCATCTGCACCTCAATCACCACAAGGTGTCGGGTTCTGAAACCGACATGGAAGAACGCGCTATCACCAATGGCGAACCATGGGGTATCGCGCGATTCTTGATGATCGGCGACAACATGATGTCGTCGTTCATCCGTATGCTGCGGGCCAAGACCTGGGCGCAAAAGATCAGCATCGTCCAGCGCACGCTGAAGGTCTACGCACCGCTGGCGCTGATGCATTGGGGCGCGTGGTACGTGTTTCTCGGTTTCCACGCAGCGAACGGCATTGCGCATCTGATGGGCGCACCGATCGAGTGGTCGGCGACCACGTTGTCGGTGATGCAGGTGATCGACATCGCGGCGGTGGTGATCATCGGCCCGAATGTGTTGCGCACGTTCTGCCTGCACTTCATCAGTTCGAACATGCACTACTACGGTGACGTGGAGCCGGGCAACGTGATGCAGCAGACCCAGGTCCTGAATGCCTGGTGGCTGTGGCCGTTGCAGGCGTTCTGCTTCAACTTCGGCAGCAGTCACGGGATCCATCACTTTGTGGTGAAGGAACCGTTTTACATCCGCCAACTGACTGTGCCGGTGGGGCACAAGGTGATGCGCGAGATGGGCGTGCGGTTCAATGATTTCGGCACGTTTGCGCGGGCTAACCGGTTTGAGGGCAAGGAAGAAGTGGCTGCAGAAAAGGGGCGTACGGCTCAGGCTTGA